CAGTTCGGCTTCGACTTCGCCAACCGCTTGCACAAACAGTTGTTTCAGTTTTGGTAGACGGCTAATGTCTGCACCGGTCTTCTGTACGACATCGAAGAATTGGTTACGGTGGTCAAATGCGAAAACTAAGACTTCGTCACGGCTAACACGCGGGACAGTCACGCGATGTAGACGGTTTAAGGTCGCGTCTTCTGCGGGTTTGGCGGGTTGATTCTTTAAGAAGTAATCCAGTTCCACCGGTGTTGGCATCGCTGGTGCACAACCATGACGACTGACCACTAGCGCGCCACATCCGTTAGCGTAACGGCAGCAGGCATCATAGTCTTCACCACGAATCCAGCCAGAGAGGAAACCAGAGATAAATGCATCCCCTGCGCCGAGTACGTTTAGCACTTCGACTTGCACGCCTTTAATGGTAAAGGCATCGTCGATCTTGGCTGGAATCGCTCCTTCGATCACACAACAACCGAGTGGACCACGCTTTACCACTAGTACAGCGGTTGGGTTCAGTTGGCGGATGGTGTTAAGAGACGTAATAACGTCCTCTGAACCACCGGCAATATTGATCTCTTCTTCGGTACCAACAATCAGGTCAAAGTACGGCAAGATGCCTTGCAAGTGTTTGCTGACTTGGTCGTTGGCGATAAAACGGGTTTCGCCATCACCTTTGCCGGTTAAGCCCCACAACACTGGACGATAGTCGATGTCGATTACCGTACGGACGTTGCTATTGCGAGCTGCTTTAAGGGCTTTGACGGACGCTGCATGTACCGTTGGGGTAGAGAAATGCGTACCGGTAATGAGTAGCGCTTTGCTCTTGGCGATAAACGCTTCGTCGATAT
This window of the Leeia speluncae genome carries:
- a CDS encoding bifunctional 5-dehydro-2-deoxygluconokinase/5-dehydro-2-deoxyphosphogluconate aldolase, which encodes MKNNTVFAADRTLDLISIGRVAVDLYAHQVGSPLEDAASFAKYLGGSSGNIAFGTARLGLKSAMLSRVGDEQMGQFLIDTLSAEGCDVSHLEKDSEHLTGLVMLGLKDRDTFPLLFYRDHCADMALTEADIDEAFIAKSKALLITGTHFSTPTVHAASVKALKAARNSNVRTVIDIDYRPVLWGLTGKGDGETRFIANDQVSKHLQGILPYFDLIVGTEEEINIAGGSEDVITSLNTIRQLNPTAVLVVKRGPLGCCVIEGAIPAKIDDAFTIKGVQVEVLNVLGAGDAFISGFLSGWIRGEDYDACCRYANGCGALVVSRHGCAPAMPTPVELDYFLKNQPAKPAEDATLNRLHRVTVPRVSRDEVLVFAFDHRNQFFDVVQKTGADISRLPKLKQLFVQAVGEVEAELGLAGKVGILADDRYGQDALSAASGRNWWIGRPVELPLSNPLEFDLGRS